The Drosophila suzukii chromosome X, CBGP_Dsuzu_IsoJpt1.0, whole genome shotgun sequence DNA window ATTTGTAAAATTCTCGGCGACTATTTTTTGGAGTGTAGataaattttagttttaaatattatttttgttttccatttaaaggtgtttacattttttaataaaacataCTATAAATATATGGTATATTTAAGTTTCTTAAGTAATAAAATCGAAAACTTATTTTCGTATCGACTTATAATCCCACTTTTCAGGTCCAGGGACGTATAGCCCACCTGGCAATTGGATATGTGAGGAAGCGCATCCAGTATTCGTCGAACCTGACTCCCGTTTTCCCCCACTACTCGAACCGCCTGGTGGGATGTCTGCTGCTCAACGCCCACAACCTGACCAGCCTGGAGATCTGGTCGTTTCCCTTCCAGGCACTCACCTGGATCTGCCTGCTGTCCAGCTTGTTGAGCATCTACTGCCTGGTGCTGCTCCAGTGACGCGGGGCGGGGGATCGGGTGGCTCTCCTCCTGGCGGTATATGGCGCTGCCCTCGGCCTGCCCATCGATCCCCCAGAGCGTCCTTCGCTGCAGTTACTCTTCGCCAGCTGGCTGTATTTTGGCCTGGTCGTGAGGTCTATGTACTCGGCCCTGCTCTTCTTTATCCTGCGATATCATCTGCATCAACGATTGCCGGAAAGTCTGCAGGATCTGACCAATGGCGGCTATGCGGCGGTGATGAGCCGCTCCACGTGGCAGGATATGAGGGAGGTGCCCAGTCTGCAGGAGCTGCTGGGTCTCAGATCCCTGATTCTGTCTTCGGAGCGGGAGGAGGAGGTGCTGCGCCAGTTGGATCGGTGCTCGCTACGCGAAGGAGCCGGCTCACATCCCCTGTACTTTGGCGTGCTCTCCCAGGATACACTGCTTCATCTCACCCAGCGGGGTCATCGGGCGGGTTCATATCACATTATACTCCAGCATGTTCTGGAACAACAACTGGCCATTTACCTGCAGAAGCACTCGCATCTGGTGGGTCACCTGGACCAGCTGGTCATGTCCATTCGATCTGTGGGTCTGCTGCACCACTGGGCGGGTCAGGTGGACAGCGAGCGTTACTTCCGCAGCCGGTTTCTCTACCGGGAGAAGCGAATCCAACAGCCGGATCTCTGGGCGGTCTACATCCTAGCCGTGGCACTCTATTTCCTATCGCTGATCGTCTTTATCGGCGAACTCCTGGCCGCCCGACGAGCTGCAAATGCTGCGGGGTGACCAAAATATATCATCTTTCCTATAAATATAGCTATTTAAAATAGCTTGCTAATAAGTTCCGGTAAAATACCATAGAAAAGCGGGAATTATCATTGGGTAGTTGACTTTATAAGCAATTTTTAAGGGAAACGGAaccaaagaaaatattgttgGATTCCTAGGAAACAACATTTAgttacaaataatatttaatagaAGTTTTTTGAAGCCATTACGATTTAAAATCCATTATTATTTAATGTTTCATTATAGTTTATTTACCCAGTGAAttggttttataaaaaatgtgtatAGGTACAGAACCAAAAAATCGGGTTTGCTTCATTGAAAGTTGTCCCCAAAAGACAACACAAAATAATTATGATATTTATTAACAATTTCTTGAACACAAGATATTAAATCCATAAACAGTAATTTTTCactgttttattattttattatcacTGGGTAATTGGTTTTATAATCCATTCTTAGTAAGAACGGAGTTGTTCTTAGATGGCAACAAAAAAATCGGtgtaaattatatttttttaaatattatgaaacCATTATTATATTCGACCCACAAAAGGTTATGCAAAAAATCGACTTCTTTTTAATTATTCACTGTTTCATAATTTTATTATGCAAATCACAAGATTTCGATAAATGCGGCCAAGCGCAAAGACacttaacaatttaaaaaaaaacatacagCTTTCCACGTAGTAAATGCATTTCTGGTTGAGAGCAGGGCCTCCAGGTGAGCTTACAGCTTCTCGAGGAGAATGGAGGAGGCTCCACCGCCGCCATTGCAGATGGAGGCGCAGCCAAGTTCGCCCTTCTTCAGGCTGTGCGAAAGATGGGCCACCAGACGAGCTCCAGACATGCCAATGGGATGGCCAATGGAAACGGCTCCGCCGTGAACATTCACCTTGGCGGGATCCACGTCCAGTTTCTTAATGTTGGCCAGGACCACCAGAGAGAAGGCCTCGTTGACCTCCCACATGGCCACATCCTCCTTGCGAACGCCGGCTCGCTTCAGCAACTTGGGAATGGCCAGAGCCGGGGCAATGGGGAAGTCAATGGGATCGGTTTCGGCATCCTGGAAGGCCACAATCCTGGCCAGCGGCTTGATACCCGCCTTCTGGGCTGCCTCGGCGCTCATGAGGACCACAGCGGCACCGCCATCATTCAAAGTGGAGGCATTTCCGGCCGTCACAGTGCCATTCTCCCGCTGGAAAACGGTGGCCAACTGACCGAACTtgtcaaagttcacccgcttGTACTCCTCATCCTCGGCGATGACCACCTCTGGTTTTCTCTTCAGCTGGATCTTCACCGGGGCAATTTCGTCCTGGAACACCTTGTTGGCCCAAGCTGCCGCTGATTTCTTGTACGATTCGATGGCGAAGTCATCCTGCTGCTGGCGCGTGATCTCCAGTTTCTTGGCCGTATTCTCGGCACAGTTGCCCATGTGGAACTTGTTGTAGACATCCCAGAGGCCATCGAAAACGATGCCATCGGTGAGATTGACACCGCCATAGGGCGTGGAGCCACGCTTCAGGTAGAAGGGTACATTCGACATGGACTCCATGCCGCCGGCAACGACCACATCCGCGTAGCCAAGCATCAGGGATTGGGCGCCCAGCAT harbors:
- the Ir7g gene encoding LOW QUALITY PROTEIN: uncharacterized protein Ir7g (The sequence of the model RefSeq protein was modified relative to this genomic sequence to represent the inferred CDS: substituted 1 base at 1 genomic stop codon) — translated: MNVTSLLQFESMKYIGAQTQAAAINQHVAQALRFFIEDFYQRIAPAFIVVLSCRRPSPMNFYRTIMQLLYESVDTMIIQLVLVELGNPRRIEGPRTHNLLLVDSLDALLDIEIHTYTAQSDASEYYFIFLQQRDALIPQDMQGVFAYCWRHQLINCNVMTQSSGGQVLLHTYFPYAAPGQCNVSQPTKINQFLGESWQHRDYFPSKLHNLNGCPLVVLARRMSPFFELDEGQRELLGLEGRLLQELSRRMNFSIQFAGLQDQQRNRTTWTEKELLQKLVQGRIAHLAIGYVRKRIQYSSNLTPVFPHYSNRLVGCLLLNAHNLTSLEIWSFPFQALTWICLLSSLLSIYCLVLLQXRGAGDRVALLLAVYGAALGLPIDPPERPSLQLLFASWLYFGLVVRSMYSALLFFILRYHLHQRLPESLQDLTNGGYAAVMSRSTWQDMREVPSLQELLGLRSLILSSEREEEVLRQLDRCSLREGAGSHPLYFGVLSQDTLLHLTQRGHRAGSYHIILQHVLEQQLAIYLQKHSHLVGHLDQLVMSIRSVGLLHHWAGQVDSERYFRSRFLYREKRIQQPDLWAVYILAVALYFLSLIVFIGELLAARRAANAAG
- the Acat1 gene encoding acetyl-CoA acetyltransferase, mitochondrial: MSARLLQATRRWSAQRAYSSKIAEVVVVSAARTPIGSFQSQLAPLTATQLGARAIEAAIEKAGISKSDVQEVIMGNVVSAGLGQAPARQAAIFAGLPTNVCCTTVNKVCSSGMKSVMLGAQSLMLGYADVVVAGGMESMSNVPFYLKRGSTPYGGVNLTDGIVFDGLWDVYNKFHMGNCAENTAKKLEITRQQQDDFAIESYKKSAAAWANKVFQDEIAPVKIQLKRKPEVVIAEDEEYKRVNFDKFGQLATVFQRENGTVTAGNASTLNDGGAAVVLMSAEAAQKAGIKPLARIVAFQDAETDPIDFPIAPALAIPKLLKRAGVRKEDVAMWEVNEAFSLVVLANIKKLDVDPAKVNVHGGAVSIGHPIGMSGARLVAHLSHSLKKGELGCASICNGGGGASSILLEKL